In the Deltaproteobacteria bacterium PRO3 genome, one interval contains:
- a CDS encoding DUF255 domain-containing protein: MTKRRLFLLSFLSVFFTVFPGLRAQEDRRDPFRVEYQDAVVRVHPGEAFGFDLKIQIPDGYWLYDEKTSLLFEKTEGLAVLKSERPAPTDHFDPFLKKNLPVFFKELELKVFFMVPKEASPGRRTLEAALRYQGCSEDFCYRPVRKTILLPVEVVAPGAALQPAKLPPAAPALTAKAPAEPASGFWELIHESNPERLLDQGKITLLGLALFGGILTSFTPCVLPIVPLTLAFIGVKHRRRGNFLRAVALVLGMVAMYSLLGFLAASLGLKLGFLFQSRWFLLLTALFFLIFALGLFELIPFHLPPSLHNRLVRMGGEGPWGSFLAGLTIGLIASPCVGPLIGPLLLIAAREQDRLYGFILLLNYGLGMGLIFLVLGTAYAELAGKLRGGRWTYALKRGMAVLMLAPALYYGYVFAKPLLAKPANGLWTYQLEKGLSLAKESRKPVLVDFYADWCPPCQELDKFTFSTPEVRKLAERFVMVKVDCTTDDAQCRQATEKYEVVGWPTVLFLDHEGRPIEDVKLVGGFADKDRMLQLMQQALDKTK; this comes from the coding sequence ATGACCAAGCGAAGGCTTTTCCTCCTTTCTTTCCTGTCCGTGTTTTTCACCGTCTTTCCCGGCCTTCGCGCCCAGGAAGACCGGCGCGACCCCTTTCGGGTCGAGTACCAAGATGCGGTGGTCCGCGTGCATCCCGGCGAGGCCTTCGGCTTCGACCTGAAGATCCAAATCCCCGACGGCTACTGGCTCTACGACGAGAAGACCTCGCTGCTCTTCGAAAAGACGGAAGGCCTCGCCGTCCTGAAGAGCGAGCGGCCGGCGCCGACGGATCACTTCGACCCCTTCCTGAAGAAAAATCTCCCGGTTTTTTTCAAGGAGCTCGAGCTCAAGGTCTTTTTTATGGTGCCGAAAGAAGCCTCGCCCGGCCGCCGCACCCTCGAGGCCGCGCTGCGCTACCAGGGTTGCTCCGAGGATTTCTGCTATCGCCCCGTCCGCAAGACCATCCTGTTGCCGGTCGAGGTCGTCGCGCCCGGCGCGGCCCTGCAGCCCGCGAAGTTGCCGCCCGCGGCCCCGGCCCTTACGGCCAAGGCCCCGGCGGAGCCCGCTTCCGGCTTTTGGGAGCTGATCCACGAGTCCAACCCGGAGCGCCTCTTGGACCAAGGCAAGATCACCCTGCTGGGACTGGCGCTCTTCGGCGGCATCCTCACCAGCTTCACGCCCTGTGTCCTGCCGATCGTGCCGCTCACCCTGGCCTTCATCGGGGTGAAACACCGGCGGCGCGGCAATTTCCTGCGCGCCGTCGCCCTGGTGCTGGGGATGGTGGCGATGTACTCGCTGTTGGGGTTTTTGGCGGCCTCGCTGGGGCTGAAGCTGGGCTTTCTCTTCCAGAGTCGGTGGTTCCTCCTCCTCACGGCGCTGTTCTTCCTGATCTTCGCCTTGGGCCTCTTCGAGCTCATCCCCTTCCACCTGCCGCCGAGCCTGCACAACCGCCTGGTGCGGATGGGCGGGGAGGGGCCCTGGGGTTCTTTTTTGGCGGGGCTCACTATTGGGCTCATCGCTTCGCCCTGCGTGGGTCCCTTGATCGGGCCCTTGCTTTTGATCGCCGCGCGGGAGCAGGACCGGCTTTACGGCTTCATTTTATTGCTGAATTACGGCCTGGGGATGGGGCTGATCTTCCTCGTCTTGGGGACGGCCTACGCCGAGCTGGCCGGGAAGCTGCGCGGCGGCCGCTGGACCTATGCCCTCAAGCGCGGCATGGCCGTCCTGATGCTGGCGCCGGCCTTGTATTACGGCTACGTCTTCGCCAAGCCGCTCTTGGCCAAACCGGCGAACGGGTTATGGACTTATCAGCTCGAAAAAGGGTTGAGCCTGGCCAAGGAGTCCCGTAAACCTGTTCTGGTCGATTTCTATGCCGACTGGTGTCCGCCTTGTCAGGAACTCGACAAATTCACCTTCTCGACGCCGGAAGTGCGAAAGCTGGCCGAGCGTTTCGTGATGGTGAAGGTCGACTGTACCACCGACGACGCGCAGTGCCGGCAGGCGACCGAAAAATACGAGGTGGTGGGTTGGCCGA
- a CDS encoding Glu/Leu/Phe/Val dehydrogenase, which produces MKKLTAEWDSPLFIQVQAQFETAAKKLCLDENIFYRLRVPDKALIVSVPFRNDDGSIRVVPGYRVQHNDVLGPYKGGVRYHQLVNLGEVAALAMLMTWKCALVHLPLGGAKGGIQIDPGLLSRGELQRMTRRYTSEIVNFIGPDVDIPAPDMGTNEQVMAWIMDTYSQLKGYAIPGIVTGKPVIIGGSLGRKEATGRGVVYCLMEAAKLLGFKLDEHARVAVQGFGNVGSAAVKKLEKIGAKVVAVSDVHSGVYNPMGLSYQALTEWVNQHRRLEGFPEAEPVSNEELACLDAEILIPAATEGTITPAIAKRLKCKVLAEGANGPVTLEADRIIEERGDIFVIPDVLANAGGVVVSYFEWVQDLQNYFWNEKEINKKLFEIMSTAFHAVHAFALEHKVGMRLAALMTGIRKVSQAMLTRGFYP; this is translated from the coding sequence ATGAAAAAATTAACGGCCGAATGGGACAGCCCGCTGTTTATCCAGGTCCAGGCCCAATTCGAGACCGCCGCGAAGAAGCTCTGCCTCGACGAGAACATCTTCTACCGCCTCCGCGTCCCCGACAAGGCCCTGATCGTCAGCGTCCCCTTCCGCAACGACGACGGCTCGATCCGCGTCGTCCCAGGCTACCGCGTCCAGCACAACGACGTCTTGGGACCCTACAAGGGCGGGGTGCGCTACCACCAGCTCGTCAATCTGGGCGAGGTCGCGGCCCTCGCCATGCTGATGACCTGGAAGTGCGCCCTCGTGCATTTGCCCTTGGGCGGGGCCAAGGGCGGCATCCAGATCGACCCCGGACTCCTCTCGCGCGGCGAGCTCCAACGCATGACGCGGCGCTACACCTCCGAGATCGTCAACTTCATCGGGCCCGACGTCGACATCCCCGCCCCCGACATGGGAACCAACGAGCAGGTCATGGCCTGGATCATGGACACCTACAGTCAGCTCAAGGGCTACGCCATCCCCGGGATCGTGACCGGCAAGCCCGTGATCATCGGCGGATCGCTGGGCCGCAAGGAGGCCACGGGACGCGGCGTCGTCTACTGCCTGATGGAGGCGGCCAAGCTGCTCGGTTTCAAGCTGGACGAGCACGCCCGGGTGGCGGTGCAGGGCTTCGGCAACGTGGGCAGCGCCGCCGTCAAGAAGCTGGAGAAGATCGGCGCCAAGGTCGTCGCGGTGAGCGACGTGCATTCGGGGGTCTACAATCCCATGGGACTCTCCTACCAGGCCCTGACGGAATGGGTGAACCAACACCGGCGCCTGGAGGGCTTTCCGGAGGCTGAACCCGTCAGCAACGAGGAGCTGGCCTGCCTCGACGCCGAGATCCTGATCCCCGCCGCGACCGAGGGCACGATCACCCCCGCGATCGCCAAGCGCCTCAAATGCAAGGTGCTGGCGGAGGGCGCCAACGGCCCGGTCACCCTCGAGGCCGACCGCATCATCGAGGAACGCGGCGACATCTTCGTCATCCCCGACGTCCTGGCCAACGCGGGGGGCGTGGTGGTCTCCTATTTCGAGTGGGTCCAGGACCTGCAGAATTATTTCTGGAACGAGAAGGAGATCAACAAGAAGCTCTTCGAGATCATGAGCACGGCTTTCCACGCGGTCCATGCCTTCGCCCTGGAACACAAGGTCGGCATGCGCCTCGCGGCCTTGATGACCGGGATTCGGAAGGTCTCGCAGGCGATGCTGACCCGCGGATTTTACCCCTAA